From one bacterium genomic stretch:
- a CDS encoding insulinase family protein: MSEKIPSVRSAALGIWVTVGSRHESEKLNGISHFIEHMAFKGTASRSAMDIAKTIERGGGHINAFTGKELTCFYVHVLDEQIPTAVDILTDILQNSVYDPAEIEKEKQVILDEIRDHEDMPDDVVHEQFINQVYRDHPLARPILGPPENVSSFSREDIQGFVKEHYSPHRIVVAAAGNVKHSHLEKLVSGSLSLKGRKQKRSPQMLQSLKPGFERAGRAIQQAHMMMGGRGIPYKSKDRIAVSMLNTVLGGGMSSRLFQNIREKHGIAYAVYSYADSLSDTGYYGIYLATDKQRVDRAREMVMNELHDLKDRPLSKAEIEEIKIQYKGGLMLGLENTSSRMMRLARMEIYQGRYVPLDEISARIDSVTPRKVQAMANLLFDEKNIVTNVLEPDGKS, from the coding sequence GTGAGCGAAAAGATACCAAGTGTCCGGTCCGCAGCACTTGGGATTTGGGTGACTGTGGGATCTCGGCATGAAAGTGAAAAACTGAATGGAATCTCGCACTTCATTGAGCACATGGCTTTCAAGGGTACTGCCTCGCGCAGCGCGATGGATATCGCGAAGACGATTGAGCGAGGCGGTGGTCATATCAATGCATTTACAGGCAAGGAACTGACGTGCTTCTACGTTCACGTTCTCGACGAACAAATCCCGACCGCTGTCGATATCTTAACTGATATTCTGCAGAATTCCGTCTACGACCCCGCGGAAATCGAGAAGGAAAAGCAAGTTATTCTCGATGAGATTCGGGATCATGAAGACATGCCCGACGATGTTGTTCATGAGCAATTTATCAACCAAGTATATCGCGACCATCCGCTGGCGAGGCCAATCCTTGGTCCGCCTGAGAATGTCTCCTCGTTCTCGCGTGAAGATATTCAAGGTTTTGTGAAGGAGCATTACAGTCCGCACAGAATTGTGGTCGCGGCGGCCGGCAACGTGAAGCATTCTCACCTTGAGAAACTTGTTTCGGGAAGTCTTTCGTTGAAAGGAAGAAAGCAAAAGCGTTCGCCGCAGATGTTGCAATCGCTCAAGCCCGGATTTGAGCGGGCAGGCAGGGCGATCCAGCAAGCACATATGATGATGGGCGGCCGTGGCATTCCCTACAAGTCTAAGGACAGGATCGCGGTTTCGATGCTCAACACGGTACTTGGCGGTGGAATGTCGTCGCGACTTTTTCAGAATATACGTGAAAAGCACGGTATTGCCTACGCCGTATATTCCTATGCCGACTCACTGTCCGATACCGGTTATTATGGAATCTATCTTGCAACGGACAAGCAGCGTGTAGACAGAGCCCGCGAAATGGTCATGAACGAACTTCATGATTTGAAGGACCGCCCGCTTTCGAAGGCAGAGATTGAGGAAATCAAGATTCAGTATAAGGGCGGACTGATGCTTGGGCTTGAGAATACATCAAGCAGAATGATGCGACTGGCGCGGATGGAGATCTATCAGGGACGTTATGTTCCGCTTGATGAAATCAGCGCTCGAATCGATTCCGTTACTCCGCGCAAGGTCCAGGCCATGGCTAATTTGCTTTTTGACGAAAAGAACATTGTCACAAATGTTCTTGAACCTGACGGAAAGTCCTGA
- a CDS encoding MerR family transcriptional regulator, which translates to MNIPSEKRDARVPQLKRLYYSISEAAEMTGVPAHVLRYWESEFPQLHPKKGRGGNRLYTENDLALLSRIQDLLHNKKFTIAGARKQLELGLDDIPARADNTSVLDEVKSELREILELLNTSGRGAAR; encoded by the coding sequence ATGAATATTCCGTCTGAAAAGCGCGACGCGCGAGTACCTCAGCTCAAGAGGCTTTACTATTCAATAAGTGAGGCAGCAGAGATGACAGGAGTGCCGGCACATGTACTGCGGTATTGGGAGAGTGAGTTCCCCCAATTGCATCCGAAGAAGGGCAGAGGCGGAAACAGACTTTACACGGAAAACGATCTCGCGCTATTATCAAGAATCCAGGACTTGCTGCATAACAAGAAATTCACGATTGCCGGTGCAAGAAAGCAGCTTGAACTCGGTTTGGACGATATTCCGGCAAGAGCAGACAATACAAGTGTTCTGGATGAGGTCAAGAGTGAACTCCGCGAGATTCTCGAGTTGTTAAATACGTCGGGGCGTGGCGCAGCCCGGTAG
- a CDS encoding SOS response-associated peptidase — protein sequence MCNAYGTIGYSRSAFVHDLLGIPRNLDYDRPKRIVRPTDKVPVIRSTGSGLEQTELRWGLIPAWSKSMPERPLTNARSETVEDLRSFSDAFRKRRCIMPAVEFYEWIKGTKQRVTFLPTEEEFMFAGMWDSWSDGTQTIESCVMLTTSANDIMAPVHDRMPVILRPEECVRWLRVDSSVVELREFLRPVSSEFIKIADDFRPPNSQTSLF from the coding sequence ATGTGTAATGCTTATGGTACAATAGGTTATTCCCGGAGCGCGTTTGTACATGATTTGCTGGGAATACCCCGGAATTTGGACTACGACCGTCCCAAAAGGATTGTCAGGCCAACCGACAAAGTCCCGGTAATTCGGTCAACTGGATCGGGACTTGAGCAGACTGAGCTAAGATGGGGGCTGATACCTGCCTGGTCAAAGTCAATGCCCGAGCGACCTTTGACAAATGCACGGTCTGAAACAGTCGAAGATTTGCGCTCGTTCTCTGATGCCTTTCGGAAAAGACGGTGCATTATGCCTGCTGTTGAGTTCTATGAGTGGATCAAAGGAACCAAACAACGCGTGACTTTTCTGCCGACGGAAGAGGAGTTTATGTTCGCCGGAATGTGGGACTCGTGGTCTGACGGAACTCAGACGATTGAAAGTTGTGTCATGCTGACGACTTCCGCTAATGACATCATGGCTCCGGTGCACGACCGCATGCCTGTTATTTTGAGGCCGGAGGAATGTGTCCGGTGGCTTCGTGTTGATTCTTCGGTTGTTGAGCTTCGCGAATTTCTCAGACCGGTTTCAAGTGAGTTCATCAAGATTGCTGACGACTTTCGGCCTCCAAACTCTCAGACCTCTCTCTTCTGA
- a CDS encoding protein-L-isoaspartate(D-aspartate) O-methyltransferase, with protein sequence MRNYKLSRDEMVLTQLARRGIANERVLEAMRQVKRHEFVEEAFQNRAYEDTPLPIENGQTISQPFIVAKMTELLDVQSTDKVLEIGTGSGYQAAILCLLAGKVFTIERHFALARTARARLEAAGFANVIVKHGDGTIGWSEQAPFDKILITASAPHLPKTLSNQLKEGGRMIFPMGEGREQVLKVVDKIGGELQIQEMGVVSFVPLIGREGFSDPGSDPRQYMSGRSAVR encoded by the coding sequence ATGAGAAACTATAAGTTATCGAGAGATGAGATGGTGTTGACACAGCTGGCCCGCCGAGGTATCGCCAATGAGCGCGTTCTTGAGGCAATGCGGCAAGTCAAACGCCACGAGTTTGTTGAGGAGGCGTTCCAGAATCGTGCCTACGAGGATACTCCGCTCCCCATTGAAAATGGGCAGACGATCAGCCAACCCTTCATTGTGGCGAAGATGACAGAGTTGCTCGATGTCCAATCAACGGATAAGGTTCTGGAGATTGGCACCGGGTCAGGCTATCAGGCCGCAATCCTGTGTTTGCTGGCCGGAAAAGTATTTACGATTGAACGTCATTTTGCGTTGGCAAGGACTGCGAGAGCAAGGCTGGAAGCCGCAGGATTTGCGAATGTGATTGTGAAGCACGGCGATGGGACAATTGGCTGGTCTGAACAGGCACCGTTTGACAAAATACTAATCACGGCCTCAGCACCTCATTTGCCGAAAACTCTTTCAAACCAGTTGAAAGAGGGTGGGCGAATGATTTTCCCGATGGGTGAGGGACGTGAACAGGTCTTGAAGGTCGTTGACAAAATTGGCGGCGAGCTTCAGATACAGGAGATGGGGGTGGTATCCTTTGTGCCTTTGATTGGGCGCGAAGGGTTCAGTGATCCGGGGTCGGATCCGAGACAATATATGTCGGGGCGTAGCGCAGTCCGGTAG
- a CDS encoding class I SAM-dependent rRNA methyltransferase yields the protein MKRAAESRVFGGHLWIFSNELHEGFQSFQPGEIVEVVDTKGRSYGVGSINPHSLISVRILSRECKAIGRSFLHAMLERALESRSRLIDDCNVCRIVFSESDFLPGLIVDRFESVTVYQALTYGMERMRPAVEEWLDSRFAGSTIIAANDSSMRSLEGLVRERVQVTGDPIEMSWFRQDGLRLLVDPLKGQKTGFFLDQRVNRKLMQSYVRRGDTFLDLFCYSGAFGVYALQAGARHVTFVDGSRRALELAGEVSDANGFLSRYSLIEADVFEWIKEQEEQFDLVSIDPPALAKNRSKAMTALRAYRDLNARAMKRVKPGGLLFTSSCSGLISRVNWRNALEDAAFKSHRRVRFVAFGTQSPDHPVLAAMPETEYLKFAVLQVF from the coding sequence TTGAAGAGGGCTGCAGAGAGCAGAGTTTTCGGCGGCCACTTATGGATCTTTTCAAACGAATTGCATGAAGGTTTCCAGTCCTTTCAACCAGGCGAAATTGTGGAAGTCGTTGACACAAAAGGCAGGTCGTATGGGGTGGGTTCGATTAACCCGCACAGCCTCATCTCAGTCCGCATCTTGTCCCGTGAATGCAAAGCGATTGGCCGTTCATTTCTCCATGCAATGCTTGAACGGGCACTGGAAAGTCGTAGCCGCCTGATTGACGATTGCAATGTTTGCCGGATCGTTTTCAGCGAATCCGATTTTCTTCCCGGCCTGATTGTTGACCGTTTTGAATCTGTGACAGTCTATCAGGCGCTTACTTATGGGATGGAGCGTATGCGACCCGCAGTTGAGGAGTGGCTGGATAGCCGGTTCGCGGGTTCGACAATAATTGCCGCAAACGACTCTTCGATGAGAAGTCTCGAAGGTTTGGTGCGGGAACGAGTGCAGGTAACTGGAGATCCTATTGAGATGTCCTGGTTCCGACAGGACGGGTTGCGGTTGCTCGTTGACCCTTTGAAAGGGCAAAAGACCGGGTTCTTTCTTGACCAAAGAGTTAACCGCAAACTTATGCAAAGTTATGTCAGAAGGGGTGACACGTTTCTGGATCTGTTTTGCTATTCGGGTGCATTTGGAGTATATGCGTTGCAGGCAGGCGCAAGGCACGTCACTTTTGTTGACGGTTCAAGACGCGCGTTGGAGTTGGCAGGAGAAGTATCTGATGCGAACGGTTTCTTGTCGAGGTACAGTCTCATTGAGGCAGATGTTTTTGAGTGGATCAAGGAGCAAGAGGAGCAGTTTGACCTTGTCAGCATTGATCCGCCCGCACTGGCTAAGAACCGAAGTAAAGCGATGACGGCATTGCGAGCATACCGTGATCTGAACGCTCGTGCGATGAAGCGAGTAAAGCCTGGCGGACTGCTGTTCACATCGAGCTGCTCTGGTCTAATCTCCCGGGTAAACTGGAGAAATGCTCTTGAGGATGCTGCCTTTAAGAGCCATCGAAGGGTTCGTTTTGTCGCCTTTGGAACGCAGTCACCTGACCACCCTGTCCTGGCGGCTATGCCGGAAACCGAGTATCTGAAATTCGCGGTACTGCAGGTGTTCTAA
- the dut gene encoding dUTP diphosphatase — protein MFLNLTESPEILSLVVPIVRLSHAPDDLPCYATAGAAGMDLCLAGESVTLTPGDRKLLPTGFQIAIPAGYEGQVRLRSGFARRTGCFMPNAPGTIDSDYRGELLVLLMNGSNETVVIERGERFAQLVISSVERVEWRSEIELTDSHRGSGGFGSTGR, from the coding sequence ATGTTCTTGAACCTGACGGAAAGTCCTGAAATCTTGAGTCTGGTAGTTCCGATTGTCCGCTTGAGTCACGCACCTGATGACTTGCCGTGTTATGCCACGGCCGGTGCCGCGGGAATGGATCTTTGCCTTGCCGGCGAGAGTGTCACTTTGACACCTGGGGACCGCAAATTACTTCCGACAGGATTTCAGATTGCGATACCTGCCGGTTATGAAGGGCAAGTAAGGCTTCGATCAGGATTTGCCCGTCGGACCGGGTGTTTCATGCCAAATGCCCCGGGAACAATTGACTCAGATTACCGTGGTGAATTGCTCGTGCTCCTGATGAACGGTTCGAATGAAACCGTGGTGATTGAACGAGGAGAGAGATTCGCCCAGCTGGTTATCAGTTCAGTAGAACGTGTTGAATGGAGGAGCGAGATCGAACTAACAGATAGCCATCGCGGATCTGGAGGGTTCGGCAGTACGGGCCGATGA